A window of Pirellulales bacterium genomic DNA:
GACGGTCGTGTCGGCGTCGAGCGTCACTGTGCGATTGGCCGTGATGATGGTCGTGAAGGCGGCCGAATCGCCGATGCCGCCAGGCGCGACGCCGCCGAGCCAGTTCGAGCCAACCGACGCGTTGCCGCTGGCATCAACTCCCCAGGTCTTGTCGCCACTGGTTGTCGTGAGGATGACGAGACTCGTGGGCAGATAGACGGCCGAATAGGTCAGGCCGGGCGCGGGCGAAGTTCCCGTGAGCGAAGAAAACGTTCCAGACTCACTGGCATAGGTCATTACGGTGAACTTATCTCCCGAGACCGGGACGAAGCCGTTGTACGGGATCAAGTTGAGCGTGCCGCTGAGATTGGCGCCGGCGGCCACGTTCACTTGGGCATAGTTGTTGGCGCCGTTGCCGGGCGTCGTGCCGCCGAGGTTGATATCCAGCGCGCTGGCCACGCCGTAGATCGCGTTGCCGCCGATGCCAATAACCGCCGGGCTGTTGCCGACTTGATGAGTTCCCTCGAAATCGACAGTCCCGCCGCCGGAGAACGATGAAGCTCCATGCACGGTGCCGAAAAACACCGCGTAGCTTCCTGTCGCGGTGCGAAACAGATTGCCGTTGTTCCAGACATCACCGTAGAACGAGACGGTGTTCGCGCCGGCGCCGATCAGGAGCTTGCCGGTCCCCGGTCCAGTGATCGTGCCCAACATGTTGGTGACGCCGGGAAGATTGACGCTGCCGTAGATGTTGGTGTTGCCGCCGGAGAATTGGATCGCGCCGTTATCGGCCAGGCCGAAGACCGACGATTGATTGGCACCGATGCCCGTGTTCGAGCCGACGGGAACGATCAAGTTGCCTTGGCTGTTGATCTGGCCGGTGCTGGCGATCGTGAGCGGTTGCGAGAACTCGGCGGTTCCTCCTTGCAGATTGATATTCCCCGCATCGGGGCCGTTGGCGCCGGAGAGCTTGATGCGCCTGCCGCTTTCAGCGCGAATTTCGCCACCGGCGTTATTGGTGACGGCGTTGGCGATGACGCCGTCGCCGTGAATCAAGCCGGTGTTGGCGAGCGAGCCGGGGCCGGTCAAGAGCGCGCTAGCGCCGCCGAGCTGGATTTCGCCAGCGTTGGTCGAGGCGCTGTTTAGGACGGCGGTCTTGTTTGGTCCGATGTAGAAATACGCCCCGGAGTTGTTGGTCAGCGCGCCGGAGTTGATGGTCATCGTTCCTGCGTCGAGGACGAGCGAGCCGAAATTGTCGAAATATCCGGCGGTGAAACTGCCGCCGGTGACGTCGAGAGTTGCTCCGCTGTAGTTGAAGACCTGTTGAGCGACGGTGAACGAGCCATTCGTCGTGATCGAACCAAAGCTCTGCAAGTTGCTGTTGGTGGAGAAGGTCCCGCCGTTTACGGTCAACGTGGCAGTCGAGCTTGACCAAATGGTGGGGCCCGCGACATTCAAATTGCTCCCGGCCCCGAGGGTGAACGAGCTGCCCAACGCTCCGCCGCTGCCGATCGTCAGCCCGCCCGCGCCGGTGATGTCGAGCGTTCCGCTAGTAAAGTTGAACGTTCCGTTGTTGACGAGATTGCCCGTGCTGAGCGTGCCGCCGGAGAGCGTGAGCGTCTTGAATTGATCGATCGTCGTGGTGCCTGTGAGGGTCAGCGACTTGGAAGGATCGAGGGTCAGGCTTTGACCGAGCAAGCCAACAACGCCGACATTGAAACTCCCGATGAACGACAGCGACCCGGAGTTGAAATTGAGCGTGCCGCCGTTGTTATTGAGCGTTTTGAGATCGACGATGCCGCCGTTGATATTGATCGTCCCTGAGGGATTAAGCGCGGTTGTTCCACCCGTGCCGACAGTGAATATACCGTTATTGGAGACAGTCAAGGTCGCCGGGTTGACGATCGAATTGACAATGTATTGTCCGACACTGACATTAGCGCCAGGATTGAGCGTCACTGTCGAACCAGTGCCGTCGACCGTGAACGTGGCGCTTTGCCCGGAAGGGGTCAATCCGTTGACAATGTCAGGGTTCGGGTCTAAAAGGTACAAATTTCCCAATGCCGTGATCGTTGATCCCGACAGAACGGAGATGTTTCCATTAGTGTTGTTTGCTATTGAAAACGCGAGATTGACATCGGCGCCAAACGTGCTGCCGGAGGAGCCATTTTGGAAGGTGATTTGGCCGACGGAACCCCCCGAAGCGATCGAGGTCGAGCCAGCTACGGTCAGTTTGGAATTGGCGCCGTCGACTGTAATCGTTCCATTAGTTGTCGTTCCGACGATAAGTCCACCCGACGAAGAGAGAATCCCGCTCAGTTCTACGGAGACCGTCGCGCCGCTGGCTACGGTGAGAAGCCCGCCTGCGAGGGTCTCCATCTTCGCACCACTGTCGCGGATAAGGTAATTGCCATTGCTGGTCGTAGTGTAATTTCCCGTGAACGAAGCCCGAGCGCCGGCGCCTTCGACGATCATCTGCTGACCCGGGGCGAGCGAGAACGTGCTGTCGAGGTTAGCTGTTTGGAGTACTCCGCTGATGTCTACATTGCCGTTGGAAATGAGCGTTCCGGTGACGGCCCCGGCGCCGACATTGACCGCACCGGTCGGGGCAATTTCTAGCCCTGCCGTTGTGAGCGACGCTCCGTTGACGGTGGTCCCAATGTTTAGCGTACCGGTCCGGCCGCTGCCAAAGGACCCGACGATTATTCCGTTGAGGGGATCCGTTTCTGAAACCATGCCTGTTCCATCGACCGTGAGCGTTCCGTTCTGGCCGGCAACGATGCTGGTGCCGATGAAAAGGCTTCCACCACCGCTCAGCGAACCGCCCGAGGGGACAAGGACCGTGCCGTTGTTGATGTACGTCGGGCCGTTGTACGTGCTGGCGCCGGAGAGCGTCAGCGTGCCGAGGCCGTTCTTGGTAAGACCGCCGTCGATGGCATTATCGCCGGGGACCGTCGAGTGAACGAGCGGCTGGGTGATCGTGATGTTGAACCCGTTGGTGTCGATGATCGCACCGCCATTGCGGACATTGGCGGTCGTCAGGCCCGACATAAACGAGGTTTGGTCCATCGAACTCTGGTTCGCGTTGGGTCTCAGCGTGCCGCCGTTGAAGTTGAAGATAGATGGCCCGAAGCTGTAGATCGCACCGCCGATGGTTGCCGTGCCGCCGTTGAGATTGAATGTTCCGGTGACGCCGGTATTCCCGAGGACCAGATCGTTTGACGCATTGGTCGTGGTGAGGCTTCCACTAGAGAGCGTATATGTCCCATTCGCGCCGGCGCCAATGCGGAGCCAGGAATTGGCGCTCTGGTTGGTGAAGAGATTGACCGTTCCGCCGGTCTGATTCACAATCCCAGGACTCGCGCTTCCCACGTAGAAATTGCCGGCGCCAGCCTCGGTCAGGAGGCCCGTGCCGCTAACGTTCAACTGCGCGGTGCTTGTACCGCCGTTGCCGACGACGACGCTTTCATTATTGACGACGTCGGCGCTGACGTTCAGCGCGCCCCCGGAATTGACATTGACAATCCCAGTGCCGAGCGCGCCGCTTGAGACGAACAGGGCGGTGAATGTCGGCGCACTGCCCGTGACGGTTGCCGTTCCGCCGTTATTGAGCTTGGCATTGTCTGTCCCGGTCGGCACGCGGGCGGGGCTCCAGTTCGACGCGGTGTTCCAGTCAGCAGGGCCCGCGACATTCCAAACGACGTCGGCGGCTGATGCCGATCGGCCAAAGGAAACGGCGAGTGCCGCGACGAGCGCGGCGGCGATGCTTCGAGACATGCACATAATGCGCTCCTACGCTTGAGGTGAAGAGCCGGCACCCCAATATGCTAAAATCAGTCGCCTAGGAAGGCAAGAAAAAATGATGGAGAAATGAAGTACGCGGCGCGGGCGGAGTGCCATGTCCACCACCGTGCGCGGACATGCATCGCGGTCGATGCGGCGGCCGACGCGATCGTAGGATGTGTCAAGCGAAGCGCTGACGCATCGTCAGACGACCACCGCTCTCGGTGCGTCCGCGCGGACTTGACGTACCCTACGTGCGGGTTCGAGCCAAGCGGAGGAGCGCCATCATCGCCGAGCCGAACAGCGCGAGCAGGGCCAGCACGAGCGTCGAAGGTTCTGGCACCGCCGAGGGATTGCCGTTCGCCGTGGCGCCGTTCACGGATGGTCCGGCCGAGATCGGATCGCCACTGGAGCCGCCGGCGCTCGGAGGATCCGAACTCGAAGAACTCGGCGCACCGGAGGCGAACGGAGCGCTTGGAGCAAGAGACCTGGCCAGCCCGAAGCCGCTCGACGCGGCCAGCGTGCTGCAACTGCTAACCTGCGTCGGTCGGGCGGACCGCCGCGCGCAAAATCTGTGACAGGAGTGCAGCGTCGAGCGCCGAGCCAACTAATCAAGAGCAGAGCGTTGCGGTCGCGGCTAAGCGGGTCTGACTGTTTGAGATCGGAAGTGGTGCCGCACGAACTGGATGCGACCTACACCCAAAACCGCAAGGAGTGCGAGCAGAAGCGTGGAGGGTTCGGGCACCTGCGAGGCATTGCCAATCCCAACGGAATTGCCCGCTGCCGGGACAGCCAGATCGGTGCTGTCGGTAGTTGCCGTACTCAAGCTTGCGGAACTCATGTCGGGCGCTCCGAACGGGTCGCTGGGCGCCAGCGACCCGGCCAAGACCAATCCGCTCGACTGCCCCAAGGAATTGCCCGACGCATCGCTGGCGTCGATCATCACGAGGGCCGGACTTCCGGAAGTTCCGCCGATAATCAGCGCGCTTTGGACGACGTGATTGGCCGTCAAGTCGCTCCCCGCGTTGACCTGCGTAGCGCCCGAACCGTCGATATTGCCGACTTGCTGGTGCGTGCCGGAAACGAGCAGGCCGGGGGAGTTGCTGCTGTTCATGACATTCACGCGATCGGCGCCGGACGACAAGGCCGACACCGAGCCGGCCAATTCCAACGTGGCGCCGGACGCGACCGTGGCCGTCACGCCCGTGCCGATGGTGGCCGCGCCGCTGACGAAGTTGAATCGCAACTTGCCGGCGTTGACTTGCAACATGCTATTGGCGTTTAGCGTGGGGGCGCTGTTGATTTCGAGAGAACTGGTCCCGGACTTGGCAAACGTGCCCGAGTTGATCAGCACGCCCTGAAACGTGGTGTTGCCGCTCGATTGATTGTCGGTCAGCGTGACGCCCGAGCCGATGCTGAGACTGACGGCGCCGGTGCCGCTTACCGTCCCACTGAGACTGCTTACGTTTTGGTTATTGCCGAGATTGACGGATGAGGTGACTCCACTGGCGGCGTTGATCGCGAGCGGGCCCGCGCCGAGCGTGCCTGCCCCGGTCGTGCGGAGCGTGCCGCCACTCACGATGGTGCCACCGCTGTAAGTGTTGTTGCCGCTGAGCGTCAGCGTGCCGGCGCCAACCTTGGTCAGGGAGCCGGCGCCGGCTATCACGCCCGGAACCGAGATTGCGTTGGCCTGCGTGTCGATCGTGCCGCCAAAGCCGTTGAGGAGGATCCAGCGATTCGCGCTGAGCGACATGGCGCCGGCAAATTGGAGCGTGCTATACGTGCCTTGGTTAAAGGTGATATTGGTCACGGGCGAACCGGGAACCGCCCCTAGGTTGTTGTCGGCGGCGACGTTCAGTGTGCCGAAGTTGATGAGGGTGCCGCCGCTGTACGTGTTGTTGCCGCTCAGGGTCAGCGTGCCGTCGCCGGTCTTGGTCAGGGCGCCGGTGCCGCCGATCACCCCGCTCAGCGTGAGATTGGTTGACGACGAGTCAATCTGGAAATTGCCGCCGCTGCTGCTCAGCGTGAACGCCATTGTGCTCGATGCAGTGGCGCCGCTGTATTCGAGTGTGCCGCTGACTGCGTTAGAACCCAGCGTGACGCTGGTGTTGGCGCCCAGCGTGCCGTTCGTGCCGGCGTTGTTAATGCTGGGGATGACGAGAAAGCCATCGACGTTAAGCCCGCCGCTGAAGCTGTTGCCGTAATTACTAAGCGTCACCGCGAGGCCGGACACGATCGTCAGGCCGCCGGGGCCCATGATGAAGCCGCCCAAGTTCAGGGGCGAGTTGGCGGCAAGAATTGCGCCGCCGCCTTGGAGTGTAAAAAAATGTGCATCCTGAAAGTCGCTCATGAAGCCCTCCCATTCCAGTGTGCCGGTATGGCCGCTGGAACCCAATGTGACGGGATTGGGGCCCAAAGGGCCGTTGGTGCCTTCGCTGTTGATCGCGGTGACCGCCAGCGTGCCCTGCTGGACCTGGAGGCCGCCGCCGAACGAATTCCCATTGCCGAGAAACAAGGTGCCGGCGCCGGTCTTGACGACGGACATTCCGCCAATCAAGAAGCCGTAGTAGCTGTCGTTGCCGGCATTGTTGATGGTGAGCGCGGCCCCGCTGCCCGAAACTGTGGCCGACGAGTCGCCGTTGAGGCCGGCAACGGTGACGCTGTTGCCATTGAGAGACAATGTTCCGTTGCTGCCCGAACCGAACGTGACGGCGTTGGGCGAATTCGAATTGAGGGCGCCCGCGCTGTCGACCTGGAGGGTCCCGGCGTTGATCGTCACGCCGCCGGTAAACGTATTGTTGCCGCTCAGGGTCAACGTGCCGGCGCCGGACTTAACCAGATCGATCGTTTTGATGCCGCCAATGGCGCCGCTGATTGCGGTGTTGCCGGCGCCGGCGACCGTCAGTACTGAACCACCCCCTGGCTTGTCGGCCGCGCTGATGGCGCCGCCGAAGTCCAGCGACACGCCCGTGTGCGCGCTGTTGTCGGCCAATGTGTAATCCCCCTCAAGCGTCAGCGGAGCGTTGATCGTTTCGTTAAGGTTGCTGCCGGAAAACGTGCTGGCGATCTGGATCGTGCCGCCGGAGGTCATCAACAGCGCGTTGCCGCCGGTCGTGCCGATCGTGTAGGCCGCGGTCGATGTGACGAAGGTGATGTTTTTAAGATTGCGATTGGCATCGGGGGTGATGGAGGTCACTATGCTGCCGGAATTAAACGTCGCCGTGTCAGCGTTCGTGGTTCCGGAAGTGGCGCCGGGAACAATCGTATTAAAGATCCCGCTACCCCAACTGCTTGTAACTGGCCAACTGCCGCTGGTTGCTCCCGGATACCAGGTGTTGCTGCCGCTGGCGCCCAGGGCGGCGCGGCTCGCCGCGAGGGCCGACAGCATGACGAGCGAGAATCTGAGCGAACTGGGCACGATTCGTCGCCGACACAAGACGCCCGCCGCGACCGCGAAGCGATGAGCGCTGCACATGATGCGCTCCTCGATTGAAAGAGAAGAGTTGCCAGCCCCCTTAAGGTACTACCGGAGCCCAGCGAACGCAAGGAAACCTGCGAAGAGAATTCCGCGGCGAATCGCGAGCGGCCGAGGAATGCGCTCCTTGCGCTCAGCTCAAGGAATCTCGTCACGCAACAGCGTGACGATCCCACGGGAATGCCGTCGCGTCGAAGCGTGAACATTACACCGGCGTTGCCGCGCGCCGACGCACGACGTTAAGGCCGCCAATGGCCAGCTTTCGAGGAATTCTGCGATCGGCTCGCACTACCGGGTAGCCAACAAAATGCCGGCCCTTCCACTCGCCTCGGCGCCCAATCCCCGGATCTGGGAAACCTACCCGTGCATCCGCAGCTTGTTTTCCGGACCACTTAGGCGGGGCGGCGGCGCGCGTCGGTTTGATCGACCGCAGCATCGGCGATTCGAAGGTTTCCGGTTAGCGTCGCCTTATATCGCACACTTGGAGCCCTGCCTCAGACGAAACTCACCCACGAATCCTGCTGAGAAGGCACTTGCTCAAAATCACTTTCGTCTCGGAATGAATCCAGGAACACCGGTCTCCACAACGGCATTAAACCTAACTCGCGACTTGATTCCGTCGCTAATCTCCCGCATCGCGTCTTCAGGAAGGGCGGAAACGTCAAAGTTCTCTTGGATGCGGCTGGGGGTTTTCGAGGTCGTCAAGAGTGCCGTCCCGCGCTGGATCGCCCAGGCGAGCAAGACTTGCGCCGCCGTCTTGTTGACTCGCTTGGCGATAGCGACGACGACAGGATCTTCCACCAACTTGGGCTCGCTGCTATGGCCCAGGGCCGCGAAAGCTTGCATCACGATGCCATTCTTTCTGCAGTAGTTCAACAGGTCCCATTCCGGGAGATATGGATGGGATTCGACGTGAACGACTGCTGGCTTAATCCTGGCGGCTTCGACGATTTCTTGTACCTGTGGCAGGCCGACGTCGGATAATCCGATGGCCTTACACTTCCCTTCATTCACCAAGTCCTCCATCGCCCTCCACGTATCCAGCAACGTCACCCCTTGGTCATAAATCACCTTGCCGTTGGCGTCTCTCGGATCTTGCTCGTCTCCGGGCTGGAAAGCGAAGGGGGTGTGGATGAGATAGAGATCGACGAATTCGAGTTGGAGCTTCTTGAGACTGGCCTCGCAGGCGGGTTTGACGCGCTGCGGACGATGATTTGTATTCCAGAGCTTCGTGATGACAAACACGTCCTCCCGCTTGATCTTCCCGCCCTTGAATACCTCCTGCATCGCTTCGCCGACCTCCCTTTCAGTTCGGTAGCGTTCCGCCGTGTCGATGACGCGAAATCCTGCTTCGAGCGCCGCCTTGGTCGCGTTTCTGGTTGCTATCGGGTCGGGAATGAGTGTGCCAAAGCCGAGCGCGGGAATGGCGCCGGATCCATTGTTGAGGGCCATTTTCGTATAGCGGAGGTCGTCGGGATTTGCCATCGTTTTGCTCCTTAGACAGTCGGGTCTGTTGTGAATCAATCTGTCTTCACTTCCAACACGACTCCCAATTCAATTGGCAAACCAAATGACGGGCTCGCCGCGCCGGAAGAACTAGATCTTAGCAAAGCGAACCCTGCGCGGGTGTTTCTGCTGACGGCATAAAAACTCGAAATCTCTCGGCGTGCAGCGGCGTTTAATGGATGTCAAACGGTCCATTCGCCAAGCACAAGGAGGGTTTTCGAGTGAACGCTACCATATCCTGGGTGCTCAGCGTGACCATGACGAATTCACGCTTTCGCTCTTTGAGAAACGTAAGCAGGTTCATGCCCCTATCATACCACGTCCCACGGTTGACGCGGCCTGACGCGGGCGGCTGGATTCTCAGCGGCGGAGAATCTGGCAATGCGGCAATGCCTTCTGAAGGTCTTTCACTCCGGCGTCGGTGACGTTGGTTCTGGCCAATTCAAGCGTTTGAAGATTGATCAACCGTTTGAAAAAGCCCAGCCCAGCATCGGTGATTTTGGTTCTCGTGAAATCCAGAGATCGGAGCTGAGTCAACTCTTCAAGTTGCACGAGTCCAGCGTCCGTGACTTCGGAGCGGCCGCTGAAATCCACTCGATAGACGCTACATTCTCCCGCCCACTCAAGAAACCAGCTCGGTTCGGATGGGTTTGCGGGATTGTTGTACAACACTCGGCCGCCGAGCTTGACAAGTGCTTCCACTGCTTCGCGATCTTTAAGCTGTTGTTTCATCATTGCTGTATTATCGCCGACCGCGGGCAGCCGGAGCAAGGGATCCTGGGTGGCCAGAGAATTCAGAGGGGCGCCGTAATTCGAGCGGACCAAGTTGACTTACTCGATCTCACGTATGAAGGTTTCTTGGCAGGTCCGCCGCGCAAAACTGAAATTATTTCTTTCCGATTCCAGCGTGGTCCGTTGCTCTTAGAAGCGGAGCGGAATCCGCATTTATTCCATACCTGGGGCTGGACCGGCAACGGACTTGGTGACCCTGCTTCGGCAAATCGTTTCGTCGTCTACGGACATGGTCGCCTTGTCGGCGTGCCAGCCGTGATCCTTTTGGTCTGGCTCATGAGGAGCTGACCCTCATGCCGCAATCACATGAATTGCACGAGGTTCTGAGCCGGAGCAAGCAATACGG
This region includes:
- a CDS encoding autotransporter-associated beta strand repeat-containing protein; translated protein: MCMSRSIAAALVAALAVSFGRSASAADVVWNVAGPADWNTASNWSPARVPTGTDNAKLNNGGTATVTGSAPTFTALFVSSGALGTGIVNVNSGGALNVSADVVNNESVVVGNGGTSTAQLNVSGTGLLTEAGAGNFYVGSASPGIVNQTGGTVNLFTNQSANSWLRIGAGANGTYTLSSGSLTTTNASNDLVLGNTGVTGTFNLNGGTATIGGAIYSFGPSIFNFNGGTLRPNANQSSMDQTSFMSGLTTANVRNGGAIIDTNGFNITITQPLVHSTVPGDNAIDGGLTKNGLGTLTLSGASTYNGPTYINNGTVLVPSGGSLSGGGSLFIGTSIVAGQNGTLTVDGTGMVSETDPLNGIIVGSFGSGRTGTLNIGTTVNGASLTTAGLEIAPTGAVNVGAGAVTGTLISNGNVDISGVLQTANLDSTFSLAPGQQMIVEGAGARASFTGNYTTTSNGNYLIRDSGAKMETLAGGLLTVASGATVSVELSGILSSSGGLIVGTTTNGTITVDGANSKLTVAGSTSIASGGSVGQITFQNGSSGSTFGADVNLAFSIANNTNGNISVLSGSTITALGNLYLLDPNPDIVNGLTPSGQSATFTVDGTGSTVTLNPGANVSVGQYIVNSIVNPATLTVSNNGIFTVGTGGTTALNPSGTININGGIVDLKTLNNNGGTLNFNSGSLSFIGSFNVGVVGLLGQSLTLDPSKSLTLTGTTTIDQFKTLTLSGGTLSTGNLVNNGTFNFTSGTLDITGAGGLTIGSGGALGSSFTLGAGSNLNVAGPTIWSSSTATLTVNGGTFSTNSNLQSFGSITTNGSFTVAQQVFNYSGATLDVTGGSFTAGYFDNFGSLVLDAGTMTINSGALTNNSGAYFYIGPNKTAVLNSASTNAGEIQLGGASALLTGPGSLANTGLIHGDGVIANAVTNNAGGEIRAESGRRIKLSGANGPDAGNINLQGGTAEFSQPLTIASTGQINSQGNLIVPVGSNTGIGANQSSVFGLADNGAIQFSGGNTNIYGSVNLPGVTNMLGTITGPGTGKLLIGAGANTVSFYGDVWNNGNLFRTATGSYAVFFGTVHGASSFSGGGTVDFEGTHQVGNSPAVIGIGGNAIYGVASALDINLGGTTPGNGANNYAQVNVAAGANLSGTLNLIPYNGFVPVSGDKFTVMTYASESGTFSSLTGTSPAPGLTYSAVYLPTSLVILTTTSGDKTWGVDASGNASVGSNWLGGVAPGGIGDSAAFTTIITANRTVTLDADTTVGTLKFDSPNNYLIAGPHTLTLQAAGSTAAAINVSGAHGNGAQTIAAPITLASGLNVTQNSGGVFTISGPLNNVAGHNSISVSGSGVTAITGSVNLGNATALSVGGTATLRFGLTSGAASVGSGVTATVTKSATLELAGSVSALSSGTNRVNIANNSNAAVGVLVSGTNQQVGGIDGPGNVQVNAGASLTANHITAGALVIGGTAGSPALATIDASDSSGNPLGQSSDFVLAGSLTPSVPFNDGVISTANLSSVAARDTDPMPLSAGNSGVIGNASPVPEASTLALALLAVLGVISTQFVRKHFRCQTV
- a CDS encoding autotransporter-associated beta strand repeat-containing protein, whose translation is MCSAHRFAVAAGVLCRRRIVPSSLRFSLVMLSALAASRAALGASGSNTWYPGATSGSWPVTSSWGSGIFNTIVPGATSGTTNADTATFNSGSIVTSITPDANRNLKNITFVTSTAAYTIGTTGGNALLMTSGGTIQIASTFSGSNLNETINAPLTLEGDYTLADNSAHTGVSLDFGGAISAADKPGGGSVLTVAGAGNTAISGAIGGIKTIDLVKSGAGTLTLSGNNTFTGGVTINAGTLQVDSAGALNSNSPNAVTFGSGSNGTLSLNGNSVTVAGLNGDSSATVSGSGAALTINNAGNDSYYGFLIGGMSVVKTGAGTLFLGNGNSFGGGLQVQQGTLAVTAINSEGTNGPLGPNPVTLGSSGHTGTLEWEGFMSDFQDAHFFTLQGGGAILAANSPLNLGGFIMGPGGLTIVSGLAVTLSNYGNSFSGGLNVDGFLVIPSINNAGTNGTLGANTSVTLGSNAVSGTLEYSGATASSTMAFTLSSSGGNFQIDSSSTNLTLSGVIGGTGALTKTGDGTLTLSGNNTYSGGTLINFGTLNVAADNNLGAVPGSPVTNITFNQGTYSTLQFAGAMSLSANRWILLNGFGGTIDTQANAISVPGVIAGAGSLTKVGAGTLTLSGNNTYSGGTIVSGGTLRTTGAGTLGAGPLAINAASGVTSSVNLGNNQNVSSLSGTVSGTGAVSLSIGSGVTLTDNQSSGNTTFQGVLINSGTFAKSGTSSLEINSAPTLNANSMLQVNAGKLRFNFVSGAATIGTGVTATVASGATLELAGSVSALSSGADRVNVMNSSNSPGLLVSGTHQQVGNIDGSGATQVNAGSDLTANHVVQSALIIGGTSGSPALVMIDASDASGNSLGQSSGLVLAGSLAPSDPFGAPDMSSASLSTATTDSTDLAVPAAGNSVGIGNASQVPEPSTLLLALLAVLGVGRIQFVRHHFRSQTVRPA
- a CDS encoding aldo/keto reductase, translated to MANPDDLRYTKMALNNGSGAIPALGFGTLIPDPIATRNATKAALEAGFRVIDTAERYRTEREVGEAMQEVFKGGKIKREDVFVITKLWNTNHRPQRVKPACEASLKKLQLEFVDLYLIHTPFAFQPGDEQDPRDANGKVIYDQGVTLLDTWRAMEDLVNEGKCKAIGLSDVGLPQVQEIVEAARIKPAVVHVESHPYLPEWDLLNYCRKNGIVMQAFAALGHSSEPKLVEDPVVVAIAKRVNKTAAQVLLAWAIQRGTALLTTSKTPSRIQENFDVSALPEDAMREISDGIKSRVRFNAVVETGVPGFIPRRK